In Zingiber officinale cultivar Zhangliang chromosome 8B, Zo_v1.1, whole genome shotgun sequence, a single genomic region encodes these proteins:
- the LOC122016565 gene encoding uncharacterized protein LOC122016565 — MADPDPSNRRCRLCSGPLSKEMETSRWTVAPLIRDSFSMIGTAACGTASAFYGFNYAMPIVRGLVTGPMWLHFFIGAPPVIVFSSACAGLAGGALPALAQLASSSYHAAVSFSTLSHSSAHEDTMKRKTSSPL, encoded by the exons ATGGCAGATCCCGATCCTTCGAATCGGCGATGCCGGCTTTGCTCGGGGCCTCTCTCAAAGGAGATG GAAACGAGCCGTTGGACTGTGGCCCCGTTGATACGTGATAGCTTCTCGATG ATTGGTACTGCTGCTTGTGGAACTGCAAGTGCATTTTATGGATTTAACTATG CTATGCCTATTGTTAGGGGGTTGGTCACTGGGCCTATGTGGTTACACTTTTTTATTGGT GCTCCACCTGTAATTGTTTTCTCATCGGCTTGTGCTGGATTGGCAG GTGGGGCATTACCAGCTCTTGCTCAACTGGCCTCCTCATCATACCATGCAGCTGTGTCATTTTCAACATTATCACATTCCTCCGCGCATGAAGATACTATGAAAAGGAAGACATCATCTCCTCTATAG